A region of Mesoplodon densirostris isolate mMesDen1 chromosome 11, mMesDen1 primary haplotype, whole genome shotgun sequence DNA encodes the following proteins:
- the CDKN1B gene encoding cyclin-dependent kinase inhibitor 1B — MSNVRVSNGSPSLERMDARQAEYPKPSACRNLFGPVNHEELTRDLEKHCRDMEEASQRKWNFDFQNHKPLEGKYEWQEVEKGNLPEFYYRPPRPPKGACKVPAQEGQDVSGTRQAVPLIGSQANSEDTHLVDQKTDAPDSQTGLAEQCTGIRKRPATDDSSPQNKRANRTEENVSDGSPNAGSVEQTPKKPGLRRRQT, encoded by the exons ATGTCAAACGTGCGAGTGTCTAACGGGAGCCCGAGCCTGGAGCGGATGGACGCCAGACAGGCGGAGTACCCCAAGCCCTCGGCCTGCAGAAACCTCTTTGGCCCGGTCAATCACGAAGAGTTAACCCGGGACTTGGAGAAGCACTGTAGAGACATGGAAGAGGCCAGCCAGCGCAAGTGGAATTTTGATTTTCAGAATCACAAGCCCTTGGAGGGCAAATACGAGTGGCAAGAGGTGGAAAAGGGCAACTTGCCCGAGTTCTACTACAGACCCCCGCGGCCACCCAAAGGCGCCTGCAAGGTGCCGGCGCAGGAGGGCCAGGATGTCAGCGGGACCCGCCAGGCGGTGCCTTTAATTGGGTCTCAGGCAAACTCAGAGGACACGCATTTGGTAGACCAGAAGACTGATGCACCGGACAGCCAGACGGGGTTAGCGGAGCAGTGCACTGGGATAAGGAAGCGACCTGCCACAGACG ATTCCTCTCCTcaaaacaaaagagcaaacagaacagaagaaaatgtttcagaCGGTTCCCCGAACGCGGGTTCAGTGGAGCAGACGCCCAAGAAACCCGGCCTCAGAAGGCGTCAAACGTAA